Proteins co-encoded in one Paenibacillus antri genomic window:
- a CDS encoding AI-2E family transporter, with product MEQWVRSKWFAALVFALLSLGVVYMILLIGPAIAAVFGFLKTVLLPFVVALIVSYVLNPIVGALNRRKVPRTIAVLLIYAVFILSVTVVLMNVIPMFVKQLNELNEHLPEFTMRAQSMIVEMNRNDFLPEGVRMGINNALYEAEQQLAASIADVIGRLGATVGALFVAFVIPFLAFYMLKDFQLIEKTVLTFVPTNHKRRTIRLVTDIDKALGNYIRGQLIVCVIIGVLAYVGYWLIGVPYPLLLAALVALFNIIPYLGPFIGAAPAIVVASTVSLKMVMLVIVVNFACQLIESNIVSPQVVGRSLHMHPLLIIFALLVGGELGGVVGLILAVPTFAVGKVIYHHVRLYYKNRKPVT from the coding sequence GTGGAGCAATGGGTCAGAAGCAAATGGTTCGCCGCGCTCGTCTTCGCGCTGTTGTCGCTCGGCGTCGTCTATATGATTCTTCTGATCGGTCCGGCGATCGCGGCGGTGTTCGGCTTTCTGAAGACGGTGCTGCTGCCGTTCGTCGTCGCGTTGATCGTCTCGTACGTGCTGAACCCGATCGTCGGGGCGTTGAACCGCCGCAAGGTGCCGCGAACGATCGCGGTGCTGCTCATCTACGCGGTGTTTATTTTATCGGTGACCGTCGTGCTCATGAACGTCATTCCGATGTTCGTAAAGCAGCTGAACGAGCTGAACGAGCATCTGCCGGAGTTCACGATGCGGGCGCAGAGCATGATCGTCGAGATGAACCGGAACGACTTCCTGCCGGAGGGCGTGCGGATGGGAATCAATAACGCGTTATACGAGGCGGAGCAGCAGCTGGCGGCGTCGATCGCGGACGTGATCGGCCGGCTCGGGGCGACGGTCGGCGCGTTGTTCGTCGCGTTCGTGATCCCTTTTTTGGCGTTTTATATGTTGAAGGATTTCCAGCTGATCGAGAAAACGGTGCTTACGTTCGTACCCACGAACCACAAGCGCCGCACGATCCGCCTCGTCACCGACATCGACAAGGCGCTCGGCAATTACATCCGCGGGCAGCTGATCGTGTGCGTCATTATCGGCGTCCTGGCGTACGTCGGCTATTGGCTGATCGGCGTGCCGTATCCGCTGCTGCTGGCGGCGCTCGTCGCGTTGTTCAACATTATCCCATACTTGGGTCCGTTCATCGGCGCGGCGCCGGCGATCGTCGTGGCATCGACCGTATCGCTGAAGATGGTGATGCTCGTCATCGTCGTCAATTTCGCCTGCCAGCTGATCGAGAGCAATATCGTCTCGCCGCAGGTCGTCGGACGTTCGCTTCATATGCACCCGCTCTTAATTATTTTCGCGCTGCTGGTCGGCGGGGAGCTCGGCGGCGTCGTCGGACTCATCCTCGCGGTGCCGACGTTCGCGGTAGGGAAAGTCATCTACCACCATGTGCGGTTATATTATAAGAACCGGAAGCCGGTGACGTGA